A single genomic interval of bacterium harbors:
- a CDS encoding ABC transporter ATP-binding protein, giving the protein MKQSPFFALMPLLKDCKKTIIVATLSSIGNQLFDLIPEILLGMAVDIVVNQKDSYLAHCGFVTTTSQIVFLGALCMIVWTFEAIFQYLYIIFWRSVSQIIQHRLRIKAYEHVQKLNMSFFDQKQSGEFSAVLNDDINQLERFFDDGINAIIQVCASTAMTAAVFLYTSPIVTFCTLMPTPFIFFLGWIFQHRLAIMHANIRRHAAMLNSKIAHNISGIGTIKSYTMEETETKKITELSKQYIRANDQATATFAAFRPMIRMAVALGFVSTVVVGGFFATQGILAVGVYSTLVFLTQRLLWPFTELADMVNNYKRAMACTKRVVELLQLPVAAHEKTKHSNDPIIQGEIRFDQVSFAYPNSTQVFDQLTFSIPAQKTVAFVGPTGSGKSSLIKLLLKFYDPQHGTIFLDNHDMKELSLRTIRSSIAWVSQEPLLFAGTIYENIAYGSTHATEYEIIHAAQQAHADEFIRQLPNGYETVLNERGYKLSGGQRQRIAIARALVKRSPIFVFDEATSAVDNETERAIQQTLRSIAHAHTIIIIAHRLWTVQHADVIYVLDKGMIIEKGNHQSLTEDSGLYSSLWRIQHNLQNTP; this is encoded by the coding sequence ATGAAACAGTCACCATTTTTTGCACTCATGCCACTACTGAAAGATTGTAAAAAGACCATAATCGTTGCCACACTTTCATCAATCGGCAACCAGTTATTCGACCTCATTCCAGAAATTTTACTTGGCATGGCAGTCGATATTGTGGTCAATCAGAAGGATTCCTACCTTGCGCACTGTGGCTTTGTAACCACCACAAGCCAGATTGTTTTTTTAGGCGCGCTCTGTATGATCGTCTGGACATTTGAAGCAATTTTTCAATATCTGTATATTATTTTCTGGCGATCGGTCTCTCAAATTATACAACATCGACTACGAATCAAAGCATACGAACACGTACAAAAACTTAACATGAGTTTTTTCGACCAAAAACAGAGTGGTGAGTTTTCGGCAGTGCTAAATGATGATATCAACCAACTTGAACGCTTTTTTGATGATGGAATTAATGCGATCATTCAGGTATGCGCAAGCACCGCAATGACTGCTGCGGTATTTTTATATACCTCACCGATCGTCACCTTTTGTACACTGATGCCTACCCCATTCATCTTTTTTTTGGGATGGATTTTTCAACACAGACTTGCCATCATGCATGCAAACATTCGTCGTCATGCGGCCATGCTAAACAGTAAAATTGCACACAATATCAGTGGCATAGGCACTATTAAAAGTTATACGATGGAAGAAACTGAAACCAAAAAGATTACTGAACTAAGTAAACAGTACATACGTGCCAACGATCAGGCAACTGCTACGTTTGCTGCGTTCAGGCCGATGATTCGTATGGCCGTGGCCCTTGGATTTGTTTCAACCGTGGTCGTTGGTGGTTTTTTTGCAACACAGGGAATATTGGCAGTAGGAGTGTATAGCACGCTCGTATTTTTAACGCAGCGGTTACTCTGGCCGTTTACCGAACTTGCAGACATGGTAAACAACTACAAACGGGCAATGGCATGCACAAAACGGGTAGTTGAACTTTTACAGCTTCCTGTTGCTGCTCATGAAAAAACGAAACATAGTAATGATCCTATCATTCAAGGGGAGATTCGCTTTGATCAGGTAAGCTTTGCCTACCCAAACAGCACACAGGTCTTTGACCAGCTCACCTTTTCAATCCCCGCACAAAAAACGGTAGCATTTGTCGGCCCCACCGGCTCAGGGAAAAGTTCACTCATCAAACTTCTTTTAAAATTTTATGATCCACAGCACGGGACCATTTTTCTGGACAATCACGACATGAAAGAACTCAGCCTGCGGACCATCCGTTCATCAATTGCATGGGTCAGTCAAGAGCCATTGCTGTTTGCAGGAACTATTTACGAAAATATCGCCTACGGCTCAACACACGCAACAGAATATGAGATCATACATGCTGCACAACAGGCACACGCAGACGAATTTATCAGACAGCTGCCCAATGGATACGAAACAGTACTGAACGAACGAGGCTATAAATTGTCTGGGGGGCAACGTCAGCGAATAGCCATTGCACGAGCGCTGGTAAAACGAAGCCCTATTTTTGTATTCGACGAAGCGACCTCTGCAGTGGACAATGAAACTGAGCGCGCCATTCAGCAAACACTCCGCTCAATTGCACATGCCCACACCATCATTATTATTGCTCATCGACTATGGACTGTTCAACACGCAGATGTAATTTACGTGCTGGATAAAGGAATGATCATTGAAAAAGGAAATCATCAATCATTGACAGAAGACTCTGGGTTATATTCATCATTATGGCGCATTCAACATAACTTGCAAAATACGCCATAA
- a CDS encoding HU family DNA-binding protein, translated as MNKAQLIEQMAKLTKMQKSNCKDCLEAFIEAVSTALKQGKNVVLTGFGTFRVINRKKRTGVNPATGAKMVIPAKKAPTFKAGKQLKEKVK; from the coding sequence ATGAATAAGGCGCAACTTATTGAACAGATGGCAAAATTGACAAAGATGCAAAAAAGTAACTGCAAAGATTGCTTGGAAGCATTTATTGAAGCGGTTTCAACAGCATTAAAACAGGGTAAAAATGTTGTATTGACCGGTTTTGGAACGTTTCGTGTGATAAACCGTAAAAAACGAACAGGTGTTAACCCTGCTACCGGCGCTAAAATGGTTATTCCTGCTAAAAAAGCTCCTACCTTTAAAGCAGGTAAGCAGTTGAAGGAAAAGGTAAAGTAA
- a CDS encoding type II/IV secretion system protein — translation MEQYAVERVDTLLKRAIELKASDVHLEPMSVYAQVRVRVDGILSVHTKIEYPLFEMVVARLKVLAGMNVAQKRLAQDGKYIYQNSTKTIDIRVSTFPTIFGEKVVLRILNTAVEMIDFEQLGMTQALAADVAQFLQRPTGFFIVTGPTGSGKTTTLYAFLKKLNNQAINIVTLEDPVEYTLQGVTQTQIHAEIGLTFDTGIRSLLRQDPDVIFIGEVRDKQTAKTSIEAALTGHLVFTTMHTVDSASAVVRLYDMGIEPFLIEGALSGVIAQRLVRALCQQCKKIGALDTSEQALLSKMNYQGPAPFIPAGCAVCGMSGYMGRIGIFEYLPITINLRHLLSSKPSYETLLAYVKEQSIACLKDSAFSLVAQGRTSVREIIRTVTVDV, via the coding sequence ATGGAACAGTATGCCGTTGAGCGAGTTGATACATTATTAAAAAGAGCTATTGAATTAAAAGCTTCTGACGTTCATCTTGAGCCTATGTCAGTATATGCGCAGGTTCGAGTGAGAGTTGATGGTATTTTGTCGGTTCATACAAAAATTGAATATCCATTATTTGAAATGGTTGTTGCGCGATTAAAGGTGCTTGCCGGTATGAATGTGGCGCAAAAAAGATTAGCTCAGGATGGAAAGTATATCTATCAAAATTCTACAAAAACTATTGATATTCGTGTTTCAACGTTCCCGACTATTTTTGGTGAAAAAGTTGTGCTTCGTATTTTAAATACGGCTGTTGAGATGATTGATTTTGAACAACTTGGAATGACTCAAGCGTTAGCAGCAGATGTAGCGCAGTTTTTGCAAAGACCGACAGGTTTTTTTATTGTTACCGGGCCGACCGGCTCTGGAAAAACGACTACCCTGTATGCATTTTTGAAAAAATTAAATAATCAGGCTATCAATATTGTCACGCTTGAGGATCCTGTGGAGTATACGTTGCAGGGGGTAACACAAACTCAAATTCATGCAGAAATAGGTCTGACTTTTGATACTGGTATTCGTTCTTTATTGCGACAGGATCCAGATGTTATTTTTATTGGTGAAGTGCGTGATAAACAGACAGCAAAAACTTCAATTGAGGCGGCGTTGACTGGGCATCTTGTGTTTACAACGATGCATACTGTTGATTCAGCTTCTGCAGTGGTGCGATTATATGATATGGGCATCGAACCCTTTTTAATCGAAGGAGCCTTATCAGGTGTTATTGCGCAACGACTTGTCAGAGCATTATGTCAACAGTGTAAAAAAATAGGGGCATTGGATACATCTGAGCAAGCGTTATTGAGTAAAATGAACTATCAAGGGCCGGCTCCATTTATTCCAGCTGGATGCGCGGTATGTGGAATGAGTGGATATATGGGTCGAATAGGTATTTTTGAATATTTGCCAATTACTATAAATTTACGCCATCTATTATCATCAAAGCCATCCTATGAAACGTTATTGGCGTATGTGAAAGAGCAAAGTATAGCCTGCTTGAAAGATTCAGCGTTTTCTTTAGTTGCACAGGGTAGAACGTCTGTGCGTGAAATTATACGTACGGTTACGGTGGATGTGTAA
- a CDS encoding IS5 family transposase (programmed frameshift) has protein sequence MVRRVITDSIWSQLEEILCKHGCHLWGNERNIMEAILWKLRTGGPWRDIPSEFCPWQTAFNRFNRWSKKGPMGRFFFMLRKEVDKEWVFADGSYVRAHQHATGAQRGQERAIGRSAGGLTTKIHMCTDAHGNPLNFKITGGQVHDSKVANELIDLAEGAEYFIADKGYDADSIRIYGRTKGMQVIIPKRKNSTRPDPEFDAHLYKNRHLVENLFARLKHFRGIAMRFEKLARNFQSMLYIASMHIWLKLLCPTN, from the exons ATGGTACGTCGAGTTATTACAGACAGTATTTGGTCACAACTAGAAGAGATACTATGTAAACATGGATGCCACCTGTGGGGCAATGAGCGGAATATAATGGAAGCAATCCTTTGGAAATTGCGGACTGGAGGACCATGGAGGGATATTCCATCCGAATTTTGTCCGTGGCAAACAGCATTTAATCGATTTAATCGTTGGTCAAAAAAAGGGC CTATGGGAAGGTTTTTTTTTATGCTACGAAAAGAAGTTGATAAAGAATGGGTATTCGCCGACGGAAGTTATGTTAGAGCTCACCAACATGCGACTGGAGCTCAGCGTGGTCAAGAGCGAGCAATTGGAAGATCCGCTGGTGGACTTACTACAAAGATTCATATGTGCACCGATGCGCATGGAAATCCGCTCAATTTTAAAATCACTGGGGGTCAAGTGCACGATTCAAAGGTTGCAAACGAATTAATCGACCTGGCCGAAGGAGCGGAATATTTTATCGCTGACAAAGGCTATGATGCTGATAGTATTCGTATCTATGGACGGACAAAAGGAATGCAAGTAATTATACCAAAAAGAAAAAACAGCACTAGACCAGATCCAGAATTTGATGCTCATTTGTATAAAAATCGACACTTAGTTGAAAATCTTTTTGCACGACTCAAGCATTTTCGTGGCATTGCTATGCGTTTTGAAAAACTTGCTAGAAACTTCCAATCTATGCTCTACATCGCATCTATGCACATATGGTTGAAGCTTTTATGCCCTACTAATTAA
- a CDS encoding collagen-like protein, with protein MYNKLYILNFLLLFLSILQGAPRPNNLQNNTINTPSSVTTSLNQSSPHYVTTTDIALNNLTGQPINTGPTGATGAVGNTGNTGATGPCGPAGKQGTCGHTGATGNTGPTGATGTAGQPGNTGPTGPCGAIGPQGMPGTTGATGPTGAIGPTGPSMLYPLYGTLTFSPHSMSNASYNTTTSTFESFGPTNATTNFKNTLYAWRLFHSQGSGNGIYSIAPINLTFSIPHDIDTAYNPTIEVYFFTRNNNGLGNYISFQLYAAYVTPAQRTGTAWSEQIQTQPMYIEEPGRASDLYVFKESISLDKTLLHPADWCTITLTRISPNESNTVEYKEDIYVSVINFYYRKLIVTQ; from the coding sequence ATGTATAACAAATTATATATTTTAAACTTTTTATTACTGTTTTTATCAATTTTGCAAGGGGCACCCCGACCGAACAACCTTCAAAACAATACCATAAATACTCCATCTTCAGTCACGACAAGCCTCAATCAAAGTTCCCCACATTATGTAACTACTACAGACATAGCTCTAAATAATCTTACAGGGCAACCTATCAATACAGGTCCAACTGGAGCGACCGGAGCAGTTGGGAACACTGGCAACACAGGTGCTACTGGCCCTTGCGGACCTGCTGGAAAACAGGGTACCTGCGGCCATACTGGTGCAACTGGCAATACAGGTCCAACTGGTGCGACTGGAACAGCTGGACAACCTGGAAATACCGGGCCAACCGGACCGTGCGGTGCAATCGGACCACAAGGTATGCCTGGCACCACTGGCGCAACTGGACCGACCGGTGCCATAGGGCCGACAGGCCCATCAATGCTCTACCCACTCTACGGCACACTTACTTTTTCACCACACAGCATGTCAAATGCTTCGTATAACACTACTACGAGTACATTCGAATCATTTGGCCCTACTAATGCTACAACTAATTTTAAAAACACGTTGTATGCATGGAGACTTTTTCACAGTCAAGGAAGTGGAAATGGTATCTATTCAATTGCGCCAATTAATCTTACTTTTTCAATTCCACATGACATTGACACAGCGTATAACCCAACAATAGAAGTCTATTTTTTTACGCGCAACAATAATGGCTTGGGAAACTATATCTCGTTTCAACTATATGCTGCATATGTAACCCCTGCACAACGTACTGGCACCGCATGGTCTGAGCAGATCCAAACACAACCTATGTACATTGAAGAACCAGGCAGAGCATCAGATCTATATGTGTTCAAAGAATCAATATCACTCGATAAAACATTGCTACATCCAGCTGACTGGTGTACCATCACTTTAACACGAATATCTCCAAATGAAAGTAATACGGTAGAATACAAAGAAGACATTTACGTTTCAGTTATCAATTTTTACTATAGAAAGCTTATTGTAACGCAATAG
- the tilS gene encoding tRNA lysidine(34) synthetase TilS, which translates to MNIFHTIELFCLKNELVVPSKTIIIGLSGGPDSVFLFHFFKSIQKKYQLTLIAAHLNHGWRSIAESDQEFCRSLAKKYDVPFASESLDRYKQDITYNGSKEAFARKARKLFFQAIQSNYKHSLIALAHHADDQLETFFIRLARGTTITGLSCMRPKNGFYIRPLLNAYKADIIAYLLDHNLPFCIDETNDSEAYLRNRIRKNLLKNIESVDSRFKKNSIRTIQSLQATENFLQIYTQNTLSSIQKYQNNLMQTDLHAFLQLHPFMQKRALALLLIDAQYHQELSESLLDEIIRFIKQSKKTLHIIEFIAIKKTDVHFFIENHRRKQ; encoded by the coding sequence ATGAATATTTTTCATACAATAGAATTGTTCTGCTTAAAAAATGAACTCGTAGTTCCAAGCAAAACAATAATTATAGGTCTTTCAGGTGGTCCTGATTCTGTATTTTTATTCCATTTTTTCAAGTCAATTCAGAAAAAATACCAACTTACACTCATTGCAGCTCATCTGAATCATGGATGGCGATCAATAGCAGAAAGTGACCAGGAATTTTGCAGATCATTAGCAAAAAAATATGACGTACCATTCGCTTCAGAGTCACTGGATAGATATAAACAAGATATTACCTACAATGGTTCAAAAGAAGCGTTTGCACGGAAAGCACGTAAGCTTTTTTTTCAAGCAATTCAAAGTAACTATAAGCACTCATTGATTGCGCTTGCACACCATGCAGATGATCAGCTTGAAACGTTTTTTATTCGACTTGCACGTGGAACTACCATCACAGGACTTTCTTGCATGCGACCAAAAAACGGTTTTTACATTCGACCACTTCTGAATGCGTATAAAGCTGATATCATTGCATATCTTTTAGATCACAACCTTCCCTTTTGTATTGATGAAACAAATGATTCAGAGGCATACTTGCGCAATCGCATACGAAAAAATCTGCTTAAAAACATCGAATCAGTTGATAGTCGTTTTAAAAAAAACAGTATACGTACTATTCAATCACTCCAAGCGACAGAAAATTTTTTACAAATATACACACAAAACACCTTGAGCAGCATTCAAAAATATCAGAATAATCTAATGCAAACAGATCTGCATGCCTTTCTACAACTGCACCCATTTATGCAAAAAAGGGCACTTGCCCTACTCTTAATAGATGCGCAGTATCATCAGGAGCTCTCTGAAAGCCTGCTTGATGAGATAATACGATTTATCAAACAGAGCAAAAAAACCCTTCACATCATAGAATTTATTGCCATAAAAAAAACCGATGTACACTTTTTTATCGAAAACCATAGGAGAAAACAGTAA
- a CDS encoding IS30 family transposase gives MGRQLGISHSTVVREVRRNSCKSGYQCDKAEKMAQKRSQKARMRPTRLGADMCQKIVDKLITTQSSPQQISGRLKKKGIFISHETIYQMIWSDKKAGGTLYLNLRRKAKKYNKRKGKTAERGLIPHRVDIEKRPAIVELKQRVGDFEVDTVIGAHHKGALLTLVDRATKFTLIRLIDDKSAQSATDAILRLLMPYKNHVFTITADNGKEFADHRTVSLNLPHCDIFFAKPYHSWERGLNEHTNGLIRQYLPKSTDFSTLTHQKIAVIQDKLNNRPRAALNYFTPSEAFYDQLSRS, from the coding sequence ATTGGAAGGCAACTAGGAATAAGTCACTCGACGGTAGTTAGAGAGGTTCGGCGAAACAGTTGTAAAAGTGGCTATCAGTGCGACAAGGCAGAAAAAATGGCCCAAAAAAGGTCGCAGAAAGCTCGAATGAGACCAACGCGATTGGGAGCTGATATGTGCCAAAAAATAGTAGATAAGCTGATTACAACACAGTCAAGCCCGCAACAGATTTCAGGGCGACTTAAAAAAAAAGGAATCTTTATCAGTCATGAAACGATCTATCAGATGATCTGGAGCGATAAAAAGGCTGGTGGAACACTGTACCTCAATCTGAGACGCAAGGCAAAAAAATACAATAAGAGGAAGGGAAAAACCGCCGAGCGAGGGCTCATTCCACATCGGGTTGATATCGAAAAGAGGCCTGCAATCGTCGAACTGAAACAGCGTGTGGGAGATTTTGAAGTTGATACAGTGATCGGAGCGCATCACAAAGGTGCACTACTGACGCTTGTCGATCGGGCAACCAAGTTTACACTGATCAGGCTTATTGATGACAAGTCAGCACAGAGCGCTACTGATGCCATTTTACGACTGCTGATGCCGTACAAAAATCATGTTTTTACCATCACTGCTGACAATGGAAAAGAGTTTGCGGACCATCGCACCGTCTCTCTCAATTTACCGCATTGTGACATCTTTTTCGCAAAACCATACCATTCTTGGGAGCGTGGCTTGAATGAACATACCAATGGGCTTATTCGACAATACTTGCCTAAATCAACCGATTTCTCTACACTTACACATCAAAAGATTGCTGTTATTCAAGACAAGTTGAATAATCGACCCAGAGCTGCTTTGAATTACTTCACACCCTCAGAGGCATTTTATGATCAACTTTCTAGGTCATGA
- the gyrB gene encoding DNA topoisomerase (ATP-hydrolyzing) subunit B encodes MADNKLQNNTHSNASEYKAESIRVIEGLEAVRKRPAMYIGSTGPQGLHHLVYEVVDNSVDEALAGYCNHITVMLHKDGSCSVEDNGRGIPTDIHPTEGVSATEVVLTKLHAGGKFEKEAYKFSGGLHGVGVSVVNALSAWLEVTVFNHGKIHTQKYEKGKPLAPLAVVGKTEKRGTVVRFYPDVTIFQETLQFSFETLSSRLRELAFLNRNLKIELIEEDTDTRNDFYFEGGIVTFVEHINKKKDPIFPEVIYNQYEDEQYIFEVAMQYNDGYGEQIFSFVNNINTVEGGTHVSGFRSALTKICNKKAIEYGIIKNPNDAFSSEDVREGIVAVISIKVPEPQFEGQTKTKLGNNDIKGLVDSWVFAFLERFFEENPAIAKKILQKAELAKRAREAAKKARELTRRKTVLESTVLPGKLADCSNENPAEAELFIVEGDSAGGSAKQGRDRNNQAILPLKGKILNVEKARLDKILSNEEIKSLIAAIGCGIGEDFDSSKARYHKIVLMTDADVDGSHIRTLLLTFFFRYMPGLIEKEYLYIAQPPLYKAKIGKIEQYLKDEKAFTDFIFEWAKENTQIIMNTKEYGEEEVKTALEQFAQYKALLLKTSLRFQITTTQAHELANAVKLLHWKTDDGIAALIKHLSTAFAEYAISISTLTADEVAEGLQPQLGARLLFKKLSKQWSAPLAFFQSEELEEICRFIEVLQAFEMNEWTLKAKARDAHYQAKGIINLFEGLSVITKPFMNIQRYKGLGEMNPEQLWETSMDQNSRSLLKVTVQDALAADFWFTSLMGDDVKGRKDYIEQFGQFAKNLDV; translated from the coding sequence ATGGCTGATAACAAACTCCAAAATAATACTCATTCAAATGCATCAGAATACAAAGCAGAAAGTATTCGTGTCATTGAAGGACTTGAGGCTGTACGCAAACGACCTGCAATGTACATAGGTTCAACAGGCCCGCAAGGACTGCATCATCTGGTTTATGAGGTGGTCGATAACTCGGTTGACGAAGCCCTTGCAGGATATTGTAACCACATAACAGTAATGTTGCATAAAGATGGTTCATGTTCAGTTGAAGACAATGGCCGAGGTATTCCAACAGATATACATCCAACTGAGGGTGTTTCAGCAACTGAAGTAGTGCTCACTAAGCTTCATGCAGGTGGAAAATTTGAAAAAGAAGCATACAAGTTTTCAGGCGGCTTACATGGTGTTGGTGTATCGGTTGTGAATGCGCTTTCTGCATGGCTTGAAGTCACCGTTTTTAATCATGGAAAAATTCATACACAAAAATATGAAAAAGGCAAACCGCTTGCTCCGCTGGCAGTCGTTGGAAAAACTGAAAAACGGGGAACCGTGGTACGCTTCTATCCTGATGTGACTATTTTTCAAGAAACACTCCAGTTTAGTTTTGAAACATTGTCATCACGTTTGCGCGAGCTTGCATTTTTAAATAGGAACTTAAAAATTGAACTGATCGAAGAGGACACCGATACTCGCAATGATTTTTATTTTGAAGGCGGTATCGTTACCTTTGTCGAACATATCAATAAAAAGAAAGATCCGATTTTTCCAGAGGTCATTTATAATCAGTATGAAGACGAACAGTATATTTTCGAAGTTGCAATGCAATATAATGATGGATACGGCGAACAGATATTCTCTTTTGTCAACAATATCAATACAGTTGAAGGTGGAACGCATGTGTCAGGATTTCGATCTGCATTGACAAAAATCTGCAACAAAAAAGCAATCGAATATGGTATTATAAAAAATCCAAATGATGCCTTTTCATCAGAAGATGTTCGCGAAGGTATTGTTGCAGTAATAAGCATCAAAGTTCCTGAGCCTCAATTTGAAGGTCAGACTAAAACAAAACTGGGCAACAATGATATCAAAGGCCTAGTGGATTCATGGGTATTCGCATTTTTAGAACGGTTTTTTGAAGAAAATCCGGCAATTGCAAAAAAGATATTGCAAAAAGCAGAACTTGCAAAACGGGCACGCGAAGCGGCAAAAAAAGCTCGCGAACTGACACGAAGAAAAACGGTACTGGAATCAACAGTACTACCAGGAAAACTTGCCGACTGTTCAAATGAAAATCCGGCAGAAGCAGAACTGTTTATTGTCGAAGGTGATTCAGCAGGTGGCTCTGCAAAACAGGGCCGTGATCGCAATAATCAGGCGATTTTGCCTTTAAAAGGTAAAATCTTGAATGTTGAAAAAGCACGGCTTGACAAGATACTGTCGAATGAAGAGATTAAATCGCTCATTGCTGCCATTGGTTGTGGAATTGGCGAAGATTTTGATAGTAGTAAAGCACGCTATCATAAGATTGTGCTTATGACCGATGCCGATGTTGATGGATCACATATTCGCACGTTACTTTTAACATTTTTCTTCAGATATATGCCTGGGCTTATTGAAAAGGAATATCTGTACATTGCACAACCACCGCTTTATAAAGCAAAGATTGGTAAGATTGAGCAGTATCTAAAAGATGAAAAAGCTTTTACAGACTTTATCTTTGAGTGGGCAAAAGAAAATACACAGATTATAATGAATACAAAGGAATATGGAGAAGAAGAGGTAAAAACAGCATTAGAACAGTTTGCGCAGTACAAGGCATTATTATTAAAAACGTCACTGCGTTTTCAAATCACCACAACGCAGGCACATGAACTTGCAAATGCAGTTAAACTACTGCACTGGAAAACAGATGATGGTATTGCCGCACTTATTAAGCATCTATCAACAGCTTTTGCCGAGTATGCTATCAGCATCAGCACATTAACGGCCGACGAAGTCGCCGAAGGATTGCAACCGCAATTGGGTGCACGACTTTTATTTAAAAAGTTAAGCAAACAATGGTCAGCTCCTTTGGCATTTTTTCAGTCAGAAGAGTTAGAAGAAATCTGTCGATTCATTGAGGTATTACAAGCTTTTGAAATGAATGAATGGACATTGAAAGCAAAAGCACGAGATGCTCACTATCAAGCAAAAGGAATCATTAATCTTTTTGAAGGGCTGTCAGTCATTACCAAACCTTTCATGAATATTCAACGCTACAAAGGACTTGGTGAAATGAATCCTGAACAGCTGTGGGAAACATCAATGGATCAGAATTCTCGCAGTCTTTTGAAAGTCACAGTACAGGATGCGCTTGCGGCCGATTTCTGGTTCACTTCTTTGATGGGCGATGATGTGAAAGGACGGAAAGATTATATCGAACAGTTTGGACAGTTTGCCAAAAATCTGGATGTCTAA
- a CDS encoding nucleoside deaminase, whose product MSFFGPENDIIFMKEAYKLALLACAQNEVPIGAIVVNASGNIIGQGFNKVEQKCTQAAHAECEAMCNAATYLDNWRLENCWLYVTVEPCLMCMGMIRLSRIAGVFYGVHSPVYGFSKYTTDIEDYRKKLIILSGVYQEEISVLMKNFFRSARGSDEHL is encoded by the coding sequence ATGTCTTTTTTTGGTCCTGAAAATGATATAATTTTTATGAAAGAGGCTTATAAGCTAGCGTTGCTTGCATGTGCTCAAAATGAAGTTCCGATTGGTGCGATTGTAGTAAATGCATCAGGCAATATTATCGGACAGGGTTTTAATAAAGTCGAACAGAAATGCACACAGGCTGCGCATGCAGAATGTGAAGCTATGTGTAATGCGGCTACGTATTTGGATAATTGGCGACTTGAAAATTGTTGGCTTTATGTTACGGTTGAACCTTGCCTGATGTGTATGGGAATGATAAGGTTAAGTAGAATTGCAGGTGTTTTTTATGGAGTACATTCACCAGTATACGGTTTTTCAAAGTATACTACTGATATTGAAGATTATCGGAAAAAGCTGATTATTTTATCTGGGGTTTATCAGGAAGAAATCAGTGTGTTGATGAAAAATTTCTTTCGGAGTGCAAGAGGGTCAGACGAACATTTGTAG
- a CDS encoding TraR/DksA C4-type zinc finger protein: MDKKFKIVQEKLLQSKQDLEAKLDTMSKEALSDGQVQDPGDQALLSTMELLRTSLQDTDLARYKRIVHALKKFDDGSYGLCIDCGNDISEKRLLSFPDADRCLSCQEEYEDLQAVSE, translated from the coding sequence GTGGATAAAAAATTTAAAATTGTACAAGAAAAGCTCTTACAATCTAAACAGGATTTAGAAGCAAAATTGGATACGATGTCAAAAGAAGCCCTCTCTGATGGTCAAGTGCAGGATCCGGGAGATCAAGCATTGCTTTCAACTATGGAGTTATTGCGGACTTCGCTGCAAGATACGGATTTGGCTCGATACAAAAGAATTGTGCACGCGCTTAAAAAGTTTGATGATGGATCGTACGGTTTATGTATAGATTGCGGAAATGATATTTCTGAAAAAAGACTCCTTTCTTTCCCTGATGCTGATCGCTGTTTGAGTTGTCAAGAGGAATATGAAGATTTACAGGCTGTATCAGAGTAG
- the rpsI gene encoding 30S ribosomal protein S9, whose amino-acid sequence MTTQEKNKNTTAKKIIKLVGVPLSGATGRRKKAVARAWARRGNGKIVVNGLNYDQYFDTDTMKIAASKALSVCPVARNYDFQINVFGGGKTGQSDAVKLAIARTLVQMDENLRSLLRQERLLTVDSRTKERKKYGQRGARRKFQFVKR is encoded by the coding sequence ATGACTACCCAGGAAAAAAATAAAAATACTACCGCTAAAAAAATCATTAAACTGGTAGGTGTGCCGTTATCTGGTGCAACTGGTCGACGTAAAAAAGCGGTTGCACGTGCTTGGGCACGACGTGGTAATGGCAAAATTGTAGTAAATGGTCTAAATTATGACCAGTACTTTGATACAGACACCATGAAAATTGCTGCTTCAAAGGCGCTTTCAGTATGTCCGGTAGCACGAAATTATGATTTTCAGATTAATGTTTTTGGTGGTGGCAAAACAGGACAGTCGGATGCAGTAAAACTTGCTATTGCACGAACCCTTGTACAGATGGATGAAAATTTACGTAGTCTGTTGCGTCAAGAAAGGCTGTTGACCGTTGATTCCCGTACAAAAGAACGCAAAAAATATGGACAACGCGGTGCTCGTCGTAAGTTCCAATTTGTAAAACGTTAA